Proteins encoded by one window of Streptacidiphilus sp. PB12-B1b:
- a CDS encoding MerR family transcriptional regulator — translation MDLLTIGAFASASRLSPKALRLYDDLGLLKPARVDPLTGYRLYAPEQLERARLVAWLRRLGMPLARIQRVCDARPDEAAGEVRAYWAQIEADTAARRDLASFLVDHLSWKDPAVPDTTEPLTLRYASLSDTGLVRASNQDAAYAGSRLLAVADGFGPGGAPASAAAIDALKRLEEGGVPAGDLLNVLQDAVEQANRAVRRAAAPTGVPTAAGEAPETEAAEAGTTLTAMLWTGSELALVHIGDSRAYVLRDGELFRITHDHTLVQSLLDEGRISPEEASVHPQRALLLRALTGGAEVAPQLRLHAVRAGDRYLLCSDGLSAVVPDAEVAGVVAGAADPAQAVRELVALANRAGGPDNVSCVVADVVAGVVAGGR, via the coding sequence ATGGACCTGCTGACGATCGGGGCCTTCGCCTCGGCGTCGCGGCTGTCGCCGAAGGCGCTGCGCCTGTACGACGATCTCGGCCTGCTGAAGCCGGCCCGGGTCGATCCGCTGACCGGCTACCGGCTCTACGCCCCCGAGCAGTTGGAGCGGGCCCGGCTGGTGGCCTGGCTGCGCCGGCTGGGCATGCCGCTGGCCCGGATCCAGCGGGTCTGCGACGCGCGGCCGGACGAGGCGGCGGGCGAGGTGCGTGCCTACTGGGCGCAGATCGAGGCCGACACGGCCGCCCGCCGCGACCTGGCCTCCTTCCTCGTCGACCATCTGTCCTGGAAGGACCCTGCCGTGCCGGACACCACCGAACCGCTGACCCTCCGCTACGCCTCCCTCTCCGACACCGGCCTGGTGCGCGCGAGCAACCAGGACGCGGCCTACGCCGGTTCGCGGCTGCTGGCCGTCGCGGACGGCTTCGGCCCGGGCGGCGCGCCCGCCAGCGCCGCCGCCATCGACGCGCTGAAGCGGCTGGAGGAGGGGGGCGTCCCGGCGGGCGATCTGCTGAACGTGCTGCAGGACGCCGTCGAGCAGGCCAACCGGGCCGTACGCCGCGCCGCCGCCCCGACGGGCGTCCCGACCGCCGCCGGGGAGGCGCCGGAGACGGAGGCGGCCGAGGCGGGGACGACGCTGACCGCCATGCTGTGGACCGGATCAGAGCTGGCCCTGGTCCACATCGGCGACTCCCGGGCGTACGTGCTGCGCGACGGCGAGCTGTTCCGGATCACGCACGACCACACGCTGGTGCAGTCCCTGCTGGACGAGGGCCGGATCAGCCCGGAGGAGGCGAGCGTCCACCCCCAACGGGCGTTGCTGCTGCGGGCGTTGACCGGCGGCGCGGAGGTCGCGCCGCAGCTGCGGCTGCATGCCGTCCGGGCCGGGGACCGCTACCTGCTGTGCTCCGACGGCCTGTCGGCGGTGGTGCCGGACGCCGAGGTGGCCGGGGTGGTGGCCGGGGCCGCCGACCCGGCGCAGGCCGTCCGCGAGCTGGTGGCCCTGGCCAACCGGGCGGGCGGCCCGGACAACGTCAGCTGCGTGGTGGCGGACGTAGTGGCGGGCGTGGTGGCGGGCGGCCGGTAG